From Candidatus Poribacteria bacterium, one genomic window encodes:
- a CDS encoding Gfo/Idh/MocA family oxidoreductase: MAKMYRVGFASLVHDHVWGELRYWKAHPNVEIVAAGDVNAELRAQFSAEVGINNIYNSWQEMVEKEELDIVQAAAENNAGADIVEATAAKGIHVVSEKPMAARLSQADQMLAAAENAGTLLMVNWPTAWSPPLNTAMNLIKDGAIGDIFYFKWRSAHNGPMEIGCSRYFYEWLYDEEKNGAGALMDYCCYCADMCAYLLGLPQQVTAFRATFVKDYPIPDDNAVILMKYGNAFGLTEASWTQKVGYITPNPVVYGTEGALMVSGNEVHLHPANGDAEVVTPEPLPEGKRNAAEYFIHCLETGEPIEGLCNAKVSRDAQEILEAGLVSADSGQVVNLPMS; this comes from the coding sequence ATGGCAAAAATGTATCGCGTCGGCTTCGCATCCCTTGTGCATGACCATGTATGGGGTGAACTTCGCTACTGGAAGGCACATCCGAACGTTGAGATCGTCGCAGCAGGCGATGTCAATGCGGAATTACGCGCCCAGTTCAGTGCAGAAGTCGGTATCAATAACATCTATAACTCTTGGCAAGAAATGGTGGAGAAAGAGGAATTAGATATTGTTCAAGCAGCCGCGGAGAACAATGCTGGTGCTGACATCGTCGAGGCAACAGCGGCGAAAGGTATCCACGTTGTATCCGAAAAACCGATGGCGGCGCGACTCTCACAAGCAGATCAGATGCTTGCCGCAGCAGAGAACGCTGGCACCCTGTTGATGGTGAATTGGCCCACGGCATGGAGTCCACCGCTTAACACTGCAATGAACCTCATCAAAGACGGGGCAATCGGTGACATTTTCTATTTCAAGTGGCGTTCCGCACACAACGGACCGATGGAAATCGGATGCTCCCGCTACTTCTATGAGTGGCTCTACGACGAAGAGAAGAATGGTGCGGGGGCGTTGATGGATTACTGCTGTTATTGCGCGGATATGTGTGCCTATCTCCTCGGTCTGCCACAGCAGGTAACGGCGTTCCGGGCCACCTTCGTCAAAGACTATCCGATTCCTGACGACAACGCCGTCATCCTCATGAAATACGGCAATGCGTTCGGACTCACGGAAGCATCTTGGACCCAAAAGGTCGGTTATATCACACCGAATCCGGTGGTCTACGGCACTGAGGGTGCCCTGATGGTCAGCGGTAACGAAGTTCATCTGCATCCTGCAAACGGTGATGCTGAAGTCGTTACGCCTGAACCTCTCCCGGAAGGCAAACGCAATGCCGCGGAATATTTCATCCACTGTTTAGAGACAGGCGAACCCATTGAAGGATTGTGCAATGCCAAGGTGAGTCGGGATGCCCAAGAGATCCTCGAAGCGGGATTGGTGTCGGCGGATAGTGGGCAGGTCGTTAACTTGCCGATGTCGTAA